From a region of the Sesamum indicum cultivar Zhongzhi No. 13 linkage group LG3, S_indicum_v1.0, whole genome shotgun sequence genome:
- the LOC105159183 gene encoding uncharacterized protein LOC105159183 isoform X4: MLRLYRLSRRCIRLPFLRRALSSPSSRNPDSSSEPLTHLKNSQNAPPPPALHQNYHPAALPSPSPFLFKASLVAAVSAAALLAAYTISPSKDDHVLEYRGKTKTFYSEVETAIEKSNESINKIVNKMKQTGVAASVLWQSLRSVMSSANHEVRAGFELRVAALLADIVAASDSRRAAIVGAGGGAVGPKDGNGTQAESARALAYLIADPNVCEAVFGRPQAVPNLLRFIFSAQPPSSKKQSKRSSFGVSDKGKSMLVAAIMDVVTSNCDSVEKLSLKPVLPKNADIRDIAAAIEVIEEGGMHWDEKHGDEDDDDGGQGMKGIGMKVLGGTTVLGFSGTGGFAEVDHSDSYSSGMLKSEPKNQLLNKMNESSPTQANLSSSVIPGLWDDLHSEHVAVPFAAWALANWAMASEVNRSHIQELDRDGHAVMSALMAPERSVKWHGSWLAQLLLEDRNLPLNDSVSGWSSSLLSTISQASKNQDIPLAQVALSALLVSIERSPEAQEVVMDKGLPSMREAARQTVKHKPIQEALAKALELISSRELHMSLEESQKWSAILLSWVFGQVSSDTIRSSAINILSHILEDYGPSSVPISQGWLTILLTDTLSSKKATLAKGSAQVTSDKVKTQVDLANVVSATQTANQLANAVVNLAGAQLGTATENADTFPLADLLSLEPFAGSFKNLKKDKPPKVAAADSALATLKGIKALTDICAEDPLSQQKIADFGVLCLLRRLLLEDDYEQLAAIEAYDASRALEAQGRVPSSPSDPSVVDSYDPSNLRVPATAHIRRHAARLLTGLSVLPEVQKGIVADKSWCKWLEECARGQIPGCNDLKIQSYARATLLNAFCSDPASWKSQNDGDPDSRSSTRKQHCPHYADMLFLINPELPHWKCIDKNSVHSPVNNDSAEGDNRLFSRTLENDNPASTSGSESFSNIEVPPLDVVFVHGLRGGPFKTWRLSEDKSSTKSGLVEKIDEEAGKQGTFWPGEWLAADFPHARLFSLKYKTNLTQWSGASLPLQEVSSMLLDKLVAAGIGDRPVVFVTHSFHV; this comes from the exons ATGCTACGATTGTACAGATTATCGCGCCGCTGCATCCGCCTCCCGTTCCTCCGCCGCGCCCTCTCTTCTCCCTCCTCTCGGAATCCCGATAGTTCCTCCGAACCGCTTACTCATCTCAAGAATTCTCAAAATGCCCCTCCCCCGCCCGCCCTCCACCAAAATTACCATCCTGCCGCTctcccctccccctcccccttcCTCTTCAAGGCCTCGCTAGTCGCCGCCGTCTCTGCCGCCGCCCTCCTCGCCGCCTACACCATCTCGCCCTCCAAGGACGACCATGTTCTCGAGTACCGTGGAAAAACGAAAACATTTTATTCAGAAGTCGAAACCGCTATCGAGAAATCAAATGAATCTATTAACAAGATTGTGAATAAGATGAAGCAGACCGGCGTCGCGGCATCCGTTCTATGGCAGTCACTGAGGTCAGTGATGTCGTCGGCGAACCACGAAGTTAGGGCGGGGTTCGAGCTGCGGGTTGCAGCATTGTTGGCTGACATTGTGGCCGCCAGCGATAGCCGTAGGGCGGCCATTGTTGGCGCGGGCGGCGGGGCGGTGGGCCCGAAGGACGGCAATGGAACCCAGGCTGAATCTGCTAGGGCGTTGGCGTACTTAATTGCTGATCCCAATGTGTGCGAGGCTGTTTTTGGGAGGCCTCAAGCTGTTCCGAATTTGTTGAGGTTTATTTTCTCTGCTCAACCTCCGTCATCAAAGAAG CAATCCAAGCGTAGTTCATTTGGTGTTTCCGACAAAGGCAAGAGCATGCTTGTTGCAGCAATTATGGATGTTGTCACTTCCAACTGTGACAGTGTAGAGAAATTATCGTTAAAGCCAGTGCTACCAAAGAATGCTGATATCAGAGATATTGCAGCTGCTATTGAAGTAATTGAAGAGGGTGGCATGCACTGGGATGAGAAGCATGgggatgaagatgatgatgatggtggacAAGGAATGAAGGGTATTGGAATGAAGGTTCTCGGAGGTACCACGGTGTTGGGGTTTTCAGGAACTGGTGGATTTGCCGAAGTGGACCATTCTGATTCCTATAGCTCGGGGATGCTGAAAAGTGAGCCGAAGAATCAATTGCTcaacaaaatgaatgaaagTTCACCAACACAAGCAAATTTGTCTTCCTCTGTAATCCCTGGCCTTTGGGATGATTTGCATTCTGAACATGTGGCTGTTCCATTTGCTGCCTGGGCATTAGCTAATTGGGCAATGGCGTCTGAAGTCAATCGGTCCCATATTCAAGAACTGGATCGGGACGGGCATGCAGTTATGAGTGCATTGATGGCACCTGAGAGATCCGTAAAATGGCATGGGAGTTGGCTGGCTCAGTTGCTTTTGGAGGACCGAAATCTGCCTTTAAATGATTCTGTTTCCGGTTGGAGTTCTAGTCTTCTTTCTACTATTTCTCAAGCAAGCAAAAATCAGGACATACCTTTGGCGCAAGTAGCTTTGTCTGCATTATTGGTTTCTATTGAAAGAAGCCCTGAAGCTCAGGAAGTTGTCATGGATAAGGGTCTTCCTTCCATGAGAGAAGCAGCTAGACAAACGGTAAAGCATAAACCTATCCAAGAAGCATTGGCAAAAGCTTTAGAACTAATCAGTTCAAGGGAACTGCACATGTCTCTTGAAGAGAGTCAAAAATGGTCTGCCATTCTACTTTCTTGGGTATTTGGACAAGTCTCCTCTGACACAATCCGTTCATCAGctataaatattctttctcACATTCTTGAAGATTATGGGCCATCTTCTGTTCCGATCTCTCAAGGATGGCTGACTATCTTACTAACGGATACGCTGAGCTCCAAGAAGGCAACTTTAGCTAAAGGAAGTGCTCAGGTTACAAGTGACAAAGTAAAG ACACAAGTTGATCTGGCAAATGTTGTCTCTGCAACCCAGACTGCAAATCAGTTGGCAAATGCTGTTGTTAATTTAGCAGGAGCACAACTGGGGACAGCCACCGAGAATGCAGATACATTTCCACTAGCTGATCTTCTCTCCCTTGAGCCTTTTGCAGGatcatttaaaaatcttaagaAGGACAAACCACCAAAGGTTGCTGCTGCTGATTCTGCACTGGCCACTCTAAAAGGCATCAAGGCACTGACAGACATATGCGCTGAAGATCCTTTATCTCAACAGAAAATAGCCGATTTTGGAGTATTGTGTTTACTTAGGCGCCTTTTGTTGGAAGATGATTACGAGCAACTAGCTGCAATTGAAGCATATGACGCATCACGAGCTCTGGAAGCACAAGGGAGGGTCCCATCTTCTCCTAGTGATCCTTCTGTAGTTGACAGTTATGACCCTTCCAATTTGCGAGTTCCAGCTACTGCTCACATTCGGAGGCATGCAGCGCGTCTTCTCACTGGTCTTTCTGTTCTCCCAGAAGTCCAGAAAGGAATTGTGGCAGACAAATCTTGGTGTAAATGGCTTGAGGAATGTGCTAGAGGACAAATTCCTGGTTGCAATGATCTTAAGATTCAAAGTTATGCCAGGGCAACActattaaatgcattttgtaGTGATCCAGCTAGTTGGAAGTCTCAAAATGATGGTGACCCTGACAGTAGGTCTTCGACCAGGAAACAACATTGCCCTCACTATGCTGACATGctatttctaattaatccTGAATTGCCCCATTGGAAGTGCATTGATAAAAACTCCGTTCATTCACCTGTCAATAATGATTCTGCTGAGGGAGATAATAGGCTGTTTTCAAGAACTTTGGAGAATGACAATCCTGCTTCTACTTCTGGGTCTGAAAGCTTCTCGAATATCGAGGTGCCTCCATTGGATGTTGTTTTTGTCCACGGCCTCCGGGGAGGCCCCTTCAAAACTTGGCGATTATCTGAGGACAAGTCATCAACAAAGTCTGGCCttgttgagaagattgatgaaGAAGCTGGAAAACAAGGGACATTTTGGCCTGGAGAATGGCTTGCAGCAGACTTTCCTCATGCTCGCTTGTTTAGTCTCAAATATAAG ACTAATCTTACACAGTGGTCTGGGGCCAGTCTACCTCTTCAG GAAGTGAGCTCCATGCTTTTGGACAAACTTGTTGCTGCAGGCATTGGGGATCGACCAGTTGTATTTGTAACACATAG TTTCCATGTTTAG